Proteins encoded in a region of the Rutidosis leptorrhynchoides isolate AG116_Rl617_1_P2 chromosome 9, CSIRO_AGI_Rlap_v1, whole genome shotgun sequence genome:
- the LOC139867591 gene encoding serine/threonine-protein kinase AFC2-like isoform X1: MVMETERVTEFPISQFDLRPRKRQRLGWDVLPPPPKAQVGLFYGQEIGNVNSFAPSLAPSNHISSPFKRVARNLSPPWRQDDKDGHYVFAVGDNLTSRYKIHGKMGEGTFGQVLECWDKERKEMVAIKIVRGIKKYREAAMIEIDVLQQLGKHDKGGNRCVQIRNWFDYRNHICIVFEKLGPSLYDFLRKNNYRSFPIDLVREIGRQLLDCIAFMHDLRLIHTDLKPENILLVSPEYVKVPDYKGSSRSPKDSSFSKRVPKSSAIKVIDFGSTTYDRQDQNYIVSTRHYRAPEVILGLGWSYPCDIWSVGCILVELCSGEALFQTHENLEHLAMMERVLGSLPPHMLKKADRHAEKYVRKGRLDWPEGAASRDSIKAVTKLPRLQNLIMQHVDHSAGDLIHLLQGLLRYDPTERLTAHAALRHPFFTRDHLSRRY; encoded by the exons ATGGTTATGGAAACCGAACGTGTCACCGAGTTTCCGATTAGTCAATTTGATCTCAGACCTAGAAAACGACAGCGTTTGGGCTGGGACGTTCTTCCTCCACCGCCTAAG GCTCAGGTAGGATTGTTTTATGGACAAGAGATTGGGAATGTTAACAGCTTTGCACCTTCTTTGGCACCATCAAACCATATTAGTTCACCTTTTAAGCGTGTGGCTCGAAACCTTTCTCCACCGTGGCGTCAAGATGATAAAGATGGACACTATGTGTTTGCTGTTGGAGATAATTTAACTTCTCGAT ATAAGATACATGGGAAAATGGGAGAAG GTACGTTTGGTCAAGTATTGGAATGTTGGGACAAGGAAAGAAAGGAAATGGTTGCCATTAAAATTGTTCGTGGTATTAAGAAATATCGAGAGGCGGCTATGATAGAGATTGACGTGTTACAACAACTCGGTAAACATGACAAAGGTGGCAATCG TTGTGTACAAATAAGGAACTGGTTTGACTATCGTAACCATATCTGTATT GTTTTTGAGAAGCTTGGACCAAGCTTATATGATTTTCTACGCAAAAACAATTATCGCTCATTTCCAATTGACTTAGTTCGGGAGATTGGAAGACAACTCTTGGATTGTATTGCAT TTATGCATGATTTGAGGCTAATACATACTGATTTAAAGCCTGAAAACATTCTCCTAGTATCTCCAGAGTATGTGAAAGTGCCTGATTACAAG GGTTCATCAAGATCACCAAAAGATTCTTCTTTTTCCAAAAGGGTTCCAAAATCTAGTGCTATTAAAGTGATTGACTTTGGTAGTACAACATATGATCGCCAGGATCAGAACTACATTGTTTCCACTCGTCATTATCGTGCACCAGAAGTTATATTAG GGCTTGGATGGAGTTACCCATGTGATATCTGGAGTGTTGGTTGCATTCTTGTGGAGCTTTGCTCT GGTGAAGCTCTGTTCCAAACACATGAAAACTTGGAACATCTTGCAATGATGGAGCGGGTTCTTGGTTCTTTGCCACCACACATGTTAAAGAAAGCAGA CCGACATGCagagaagtatgtgagaaagggtaGGTTGGACTGGCCCGAGGGTGCTGCATCGAGAGATAGTATTAAAGCTGTTACCAAGCTACCTCGGCTTCAG AACTTGATCATGCAACATGTAGATCACTCTGCAGGTGATTTAATTCACCTGTTGCAAGGGCTTTTAAGGTACGATCCAACAGAGAGGCTAACTGCACATGCAGCTCTGAGACATCCTTTCTTCACCAGGGATCATCTTAGTAGACGATACTAA
- the LOC139867591 gene encoding serine/threonine-protein kinase AFC2-like isoform X2 yields the protein MGEGTFGQVLECWDKERKEMVAIKIVRGIKKYREAAMIEIDVLQQLGKHDKGGNRCVQIRNWFDYRNHICIVFEKLGPSLYDFLRKNNYRSFPIDLVREIGRQLLDCIAFMHDLRLIHTDLKPENILLVSPEYVKVPDYKGSSRSPKDSSFSKRVPKSSAIKVIDFGSTTYDRQDQNYIVSTRHYRAPEVILGLGWSYPCDIWSVGCILVELCSGEALFQTHENLEHLAMMERVLGSLPPHMLKKADRHAEKYVRKGRLDWPEGAASRDSIKAVTKLPRLQNLIMQHVDHSAGDLIHLLQGLLRYDPTERLTAHAALRHPFFTRDHLSRRY from the exons ATGGGAGAAG GTACGTTTGGTCAAGTATTGGAATGTTGGGACAAGGAAAGAAAGGAAATGGTTGCCATTAAAATTGTTCGTGGTATTAAGAAATATCGAGAGGCGGCTATGATAGAGATTGACGTGTTACAACAACTCGGTAAACATGACAAAGGTGGCAATCG TTGTGTACAAATAAGGAACTGGTTTGACTATCGTAACCATATCTGTATT GTTTTTGAGAAGCTTGGACCAAGCTTATATGATTTTCTACGCAAAAACAATTATCGCTCATTTCCAATTGACTTAGTTCGGGAGATTGGAAGACAACTCTTGGATTGTATTGCAT TTATGCATGATTTGAGGCTAATACATACTGATTTAAAGCCTGAAAACATTCTCCTAGTATCTCCAGAGTATGTGAAAGTGCCTGATTACAAG GGTTCATCAAGATCACCAAAAGATTCTTCTTTTTCCAAAAGGGTTCCAAAATCTAGTGCTATTAAAGTGATTGACTTTGGTAGTACAACATATGATCGCCAGGATCAGAACTACATTGTTTCCACTCGTCATTATCGTGCACCAGAAGTTATATTAG GGCTTGGATGGAGTTACCCATGTGATATCTGGAGTGTTGGTTGCATTCTTGTGGAGCTTTGCTCT GGTGAAGCTCTGTTCCAAACACATGAAAACTTGGAACATCTTGCAATGATGGAGCGGGTTCTTGGTTCTTTGCCACCACACATGTTAAAGAAAGCAGA CCGACATGCagagaagtatgtgagaaagggtaGGTTGGACTGGCCCGAGGGTGCTGCATCGAGAGATAGTATTAAAGCTGTTACCAAGCTACCTCGGCTTCAG AACTTGATCATGCAACATGTAGATCACTCTGCAGGTGATTTAATTCACCTGTTGCAAGGGCTTTTAAGGTACGATCCAACAGAGAGGCTAACTGCACATGCAGCTCTGAGACATCCTTTCTTCACCAGGGATCATCTTAGTAGACGATACTAA
- the LOC139867591 gene encoding serine/threonine-protein kinase AFC2-like isoform X3, with protein MTKVAIVMHDLRLIHTDLKPENILLVSPEYVKVPDYKGSSRSPKDSSFSKRVPKSSAIKVIDFGSTTYDRQDQNYIVSTRHYRAPEVILGLGWSYPCDIWSVGCILVELCSGEALFQTHENLEHLAMMERVLGSLPPHMLKKADRHAEKYVRKGRLDWPEGAASRDSIKAVTKLPRLQNLIMQHVDHSAGDLIHLLQGLLRYDPTERLTAHAALRHPFFTRDHLSRRY; from the exons ATGACAAAGGTGGCAATCG TTATGCATGATTTGAGGCTAATACATACTGATTTAAAGCCTGAAAACATTCTCCTAGTATCTCCAGAGTATGTGAAAGTGCCTGATTACAAG GGTTCATCAAGATCACCAAAAGATTCTTCTTTTTCCAAAAGGGTTCCAAAATCTAGTGCTATTAAAGTGATTGACTTTGGTAGTACAACATATGATCGCCAGGATCAGAACTACATTGTTTCCACTCGTCATTATCGTGCACCAGAAGTTATATTAG GGCTTGGATGGAGTTACCCATGTGATATCTGGAGTGTTGGTTGCATTCTTGTGGAGCTTTGCTCT GGTGAAGCTCTGTTCCAAACACATGAAAACTTGGAACATCTTGCAATGATGGAGCGGGTTCTTGGTTCTTTGCCACCACACATGTTAAAGAAAGCAGA CCGACATGCagagaagtatgtgagaaagggtaGGTTGGACTGGCCCGAGGGTGCTGCATCGAGAGATAGTATTAAAGCTGTTACCAAGCTACCTCGGCTTCAG AACTTGATCATGCAACATGTAGATCACTCTGCAGGTGATTTAATTCACCTGTTGCAAGGGCTTTTAAGGTACGATCCAACAGAGAGGCTAACTGCACATGCAGCTCTGAGACATCCTTTCTTCACCAGGGATCATCTTAGTAGACGATACTAA
- the LOC139865628 gene encoding manganese-dependent ADP-ribose/CDP-alcohol diphosphatase: MGYPNGLVAQAKQPLFTFGVITDVQYADIPDGRSFLGVPRYYRNSILVLQNAIQNWNNHQNISFSLNLGDIVDGFCPKDQSLNAVKKVVNEFNNFNGPVYHMIGNHCLYNLPRSALLPLLNIHGDDARAYYDFSPIREYRFVILDAYDVSAIGWPIDHPNTVKALNLLNTKNPNEDKNSPNGLSNLERRFLKFNGGVGNEQLKWLDDTLQDATNCNQKVIVCCHIPLDPGATSKESLLWNYDEVMDVIHRYDCVKVCLGGHDHKGGHSVDSRGVHHRVLEAALECPPGTDAFGYIDVFEDRLSLIGSDRMASTEMVFNR; this comes from the coding sequence ATGGGTTACCCAAATGGATTAGTAGCACAAGCGAAACAACCTCTTTTCACATTTGGTGTAATCACTGATGTTCAATATGCCGATATTCCCGACGGGCGTTCGTTCCTCGGTGTACCTCGGTATTACAGAAACAGCATTCTCGTATTGCAAAACGCAATACAGAACTGGAACAATCACCAAAACATCAGCTTTTCGTTAAATCTCGGTGACATTGTGGACGGGTTTTGTCCCAAGGATCAATCGTTAAACGCTGTTAAAAAAGTAGTTAACGAATTTAACAACTTTAATGGTCCGGTTTATCACATGATCGGCAATCATTGTCTCTATAATCTCCCTAGAAGCGCATTGCTTCCGTTGTTGAATATTCATGGTGACGATGCACGTGCGTACTATGATTTTTCACCGATTCGTGAGTATAGATTTGTTATTCTTGATGCGTATGATGTTAGTGCTATTGGTTGGCCTATCGATCATCCTAATACGGTTAAAGCTTTAAACTTGCTTAATACAAAGAACCCTAACGAAGACAAAAACAGTCCGAATGGATTGTCAAATCTTGAACGAAGGTTTTTGAAATTTAACGGCGGAGTTGGTAACGAACAGTTGAAATGGTTAGACGATACACTTCAAGATGCAACGAATTGTAATCAAAAAGTCATTGTGTGTTGTCATATTCCGTTAGATCCTGGTGCTACATCGAAAGAATCACTTTTATGGAATTATGATGAAGTTATGGACGTGATTCATCGGTACGATTGTGTGAAAGTTTGTTTAGGCGGTCATGATCATAAAGGTGGACACTCGGTTGACTCTCGTGGGGTCCATCATCGAGTACTTGAAGCTGCTTTAGAATGCCCTCCTGGTACAGACGCGTTTGGGTATATAGATGTTTTTGAAGATAGGTTATCACTTATTGGTAGTGATCGTATGGCTAGCACCGAAATGGTCTTCAACCGCTAA
- the LOC139865629 gene encoding high-affinity nitrate transporter 3.1-like codes for MAIALRFLIVSLLISCFVATSYGVTFSSLNHTLIVTASPTPGQVLKGGKDTITVTWSFNQTFPAGTDSDYKTVKVKLCYAPISQKDRKWRKTNDLLKKDKTCLQKIVAKPYMASNNSFTWTVEKDVPTGTYFVRAYAFNAQDVQVAYGQTTDAKKSTNLFEVQAITGRSTSLDIASVCFSAFSVVALAGFFYMEKSKAKSSVQK; via the exons ATGGCGATCGCTCTTCGTTTCTTGATCGTTTCTCTACTGATTTCTTGCTTTGTTGCAACTAGCTATGGTGTGACCTTTTCGTCCCTTAATCACACTCTTATAGTTACTGCTTCACCTACACCAGGCCAAG TTCTGAAGGGAGGAAAAGATACTATCACGGTGACGTGGTCATTCAACCAGACGTTCCCAGCTGGGACAGATTCGGACTACAAGACTGTAAAAGTCAAACTTTGCTACGCACCAATTAGTCAAAAGGACCGAAAATGGAGGAAAACAAATGACCTTTTGAAAAAGGACAAGACTTGTTTACAAAAGATTGTTGCTAAACCATACATGGCGTCAAACAACTCGTTTACATGGACTGTAGAGAAAGACGTACCGACTGGAACGTATTTCGTTAGAGCGTACGCGTTCAACGCTCAGGACGTACAGGTGGCGTATGGTCAGACGACAGATGCTAAGAAAAGTACCAACTTGTTTGAGGTACAAGCGATCACGGGTCGCAGCACATCGCTTGATATTGCATCAGTCTGTTTTTCGGCTTTTTCTGTAGTTGCGTTGGCTGGTTTCTTCTATATGGAGAAGAGTAAGGCAAAGTCATCCGTACAAAAATGA